The Gemmatimonadales bacterium genome contains the following window.
CGCGTGGATGCGAGTCGTGTGGCGGATGTCCACCAGCGGGTCGGCGTCCAGCAGCACGAGGTCCGCGAGTTTGCCCGGCGCGATGGTGCCGAGGGAGTCGGTCGCGCCCAGATACCGCGCCGGCTCGAGCGTCGACGCCGGCGCGCGCCATGGCCCGGCGAGGCGGACCCGGAACAGGACCGGCCGCGCGCTGCGTTGCCCGGCGGCGGAGGCCGAGTCCACCGGGACGTCGGCCGGCACATGCTCCGGCACCGGCAGGCCCCGTCGCCGCGACTCGGCCACGCTCGGCAAGGGCGTCGGCACGGCGGGTCATGTCAGCCTCCAGAAAGGTTCCGGGTCCAAGGGCCGCACATCACGAGCCGCGGGCTCACCGTAGCTGGCGCCCCGGCTCCCGCGGCATTTACTTGACCCCGTCCCCAGAACCCACTTCCGCCAAATTATCCCCGGACCAGGGAAACCCCAATGGGCGTGCCGGACGGCCTGCGCGATGCCCTCGCCGACCGCTACGCGATCGAGCGCGAACTCGGTCGCGGCGGCATGGCCACCGTCTACCTCGCCCACGACCTCAAGCACGACCGCCAGGTCGCCCTCAAGGTCCTCCGCCCCGAGCTCGCCGCCGTCCTCGGCGCCGAGCGGTTCCTGGCGGAGATCCGTGTCACCGCCAACCTCCAGCACCCCAACCTGCTGCCGCTGTTCGACTCGGGCGAAGCCACCGCCCCCGACGGCCGCTTCCTCTATTACGTCATGCCCTACGTGGAAGGCGAGACGCTCCGCGCCCGGCTCGAGCGCGAGCGCCAGCTCCCGCTTGACGAGACGCTTCGTCTGGTCACCCTGCTCGGCAACGCCCTCGCCTACGCCCACGCCCGCGGCGTGATCCACCGCGACCTCAAGCCGGAGAACATCCTCCTCCAGTCGGGCCAGCCCGTGATCGCCGATTTCGGCATCGCGCTCGCGGTCGCCCAGGCCGGCGGACCTCGGGTCACGGAGACCGGCCTCTCCCTCGGCACCCCGCACTACATGAGCCCCGAGCAGGCCGCCGCCGAGCGGGAGATCGACGCCCGGTCCGACCAGTACGCCCTGGCGGCGGTGACCTACGAGATGCTCTCCGGCGAGCCGCCCCATATCGGCCCCACCGCCCAGGCGGTGATTGCGCGGCTCATGACCGAGCCGGTCCGGAGCCTGCGCGCGACTCGCCCAGGCGTGCCCCTCGAGGTGGAACACGCGGTCACCCGCGCGCTGTCCAAGTCGCCGGCCGACCGGTACGCCTCGGTGGCCGACTTCGTCGCCGCGCTCACCGGCCCCGCCAGGCCAGAACCCGAGCGGTCACGCCGGCTCGCGCCGCGGTGGCTGCTCCTCCCCGCCGCCGGCCTCGCGATCGCGCTGGCGGTATTCGGTGTGAGCCGCCTCCGACCCGGAGGTTACGCGGACGGCGCCGCACCGAGCGACAATCTCCGAGTCGTGGCCGTCCTCCCGTTCCGCAACCTCTCGCGCGACACCGCGCAGCAGTACTTCAGCGCCGGGATGACCGAGGAGATCGCCAGCCAGCTCTCCCGCGTCGCCGCGCTCCGGGTGCTGAGCCGCGCGGCCACGGCGCCGTACGACACGGCGGGCGACCGACTGCGGCGGATGTCGCGCGAGATGGGCGTGGGCAGCGTGGTGGACGGGAGCGTGCGTCTGGCCGGCGACCGGGTCCGCATCGCCGTCGAGCTCACCAGCGTGCGCACCGGCCAGGCGCTCTGGTCGGAACAGTACGACCGCCAGCTCTCCGACCTTTTCGCCGTGCAGGACGACGTCGCCCACAAGGTCACGACGGCGCTCCAGGCTCGGCTCACTCCCGCCGAGGCGAAGCGGGTGGCCCACGCCCCGACCTCGAACATGGCCGCCTACCAGCTCTACCTGAAGGCCCAAGACCTGAGTCCCACCCAGCGCGGCGGGAACGTGGCCCGCGCCGAGCTGCTGCGGCAGGCCATCGCGCTCGACTCGGGATTCGCCGAGGCCTGGGCCCAGCTCGCGCGGAACCAGATGTTCCGGAGCGTGGCGGGCGAGCGGATCTACACCGACTCCGGGTTCATCGCCGCGCGGAAGGCGGTGGCGCTCGACCCCGAGCTGGCCGACGGCTGGTTCGCGCTCGGCGACCTCGAGAGCGTCGTCTTCAAGCTGTCCGACGCCCGGCGCGCCTACCTCAAGGCGCTGGCGCTGAACCCGAGCCACGGCGGCGCCATGGCCGACCTGGCCAATGTCTACGTCGCGCTCGGGCGCTACGATGAAGCGCTCGACTGGTCGCTGCGCAATCAGCAGCTCGCTCCGACCCAGAGCCATGGTCCCTACCACGTCACCCTCGGCCTGATGCCCCTCGACGACGACTCGGCCACCGGCCAATATCTGCTCGCAGCCGAGCGCCGCTTCCCGGCCGAGCCCAGGATCCAGATTCTGCTGGCCTGGCTGGACCAGAGGCGCGGACTCAACCAGGCGGCTCTCGAGCGTGCCCGGCGCATGGTGCGGGATGACCCCGACAATACCGAGCTCCCCCCGAACCTGGCCGAGCTGGCTGTGGTGACAGCAGCCCCCGATGCCGAGCGTCTCATCGAGCCGCTTGCCCGGCAGGATCCCGAGGCCGCCGGGCAGATGTTTCCCGAGTCACTCCGGTCGCTCCATGCCCTGACCCTGTACCGCCGGGGGGACACCCGTCGCGCCGCCGGGCTGTGGCGGGCCTCGGCCGCAGCGGCGCACCAACACCTCGATGCCGGCGAGGAGAGCTACAACGCTCCGATGGAGTTGGCCGCGATCAGCGCCATCGAGGGCCACACCGACGCGGCACTCGAGTGGCTCGAGCGCGGCTACCGGGCCGGATGGAGGGACGCCCGGTTCCTGAATCTCGACCCCTTCTTCGCATCGGTGCGGCGGGAGCCGCGGTACCAGGCCCTGGTCACGGCCATGACGCAGGACGTGGCGGAGATGAGGAAGCGCGCGGCGGCGGCGCATCCCTCGTTGTTCGACCGGGGTGCGGCTCGTGCTCGAACAGGTTGAGGGGTCTGCGTGTTCCCACCGGGCCGCTGCCCCGTGTCAGGTCGGCGCCGCACAGGCACTCTTCGAGCCACCGTGACCTACCGCAGCGACTTGAGCCCCGCGCGAAGATCTTCCACGATCGCCTGCGGCTGCTCCCAGGCGGCGAAGTGCGCGCCTTTCGGATGCCGCTTGTAGTAGACCAGCTTGGGATAGGCCTTCTCGGCCCACTTCCGCGGACACGGGCAGATCTCCTCCGGGAACGCGCTCACCGCGACCGGAATCTTCACTCCCTTCGGCGCGAAGAACACCAGCTTGTTCTCCCAGTACAGGCGAGTCGACGACACCCCCGTGCCGGTCAGCCAGTAGAGGGTGATGTTGTCGCAGATATCGTCCCGCGTCAGGCCCTCGGCGACGCCGTCGAACACCCGGGCGATCTGTCGGTACGTCCAGATGTCATGATCGATGATCCACGCGGCCAGGGCGACCGGAGAGTCCTGGAGCCCATACAGCGTCTGCGGCCGGTGCCCCATCTCCTGGGCATAGCCGAGACCGTGCTTGTAGAAGAAGGAGACGTGTTCGAAGGACGCCGTCTCCTCCTCGTCGAGGCCGGGAGGCGGCGCCGCGCCGGCAAAGGCCGCCGCATCGACTTCGGGCGGAATCGCGCCGGCCATGTTCGTATGAATGCCGACCAGCCCCTTCGGGGCCTGCACCCCCATCTGGTCGACGATGATCGCCCCCCAATCGCCGCCTGTCGCGGCGTAGTGCTGATATCCTAGGCGCTCCATCAAGGTCGCCCATGCCCGAGCTATACGCTCGGGGCCCCAGCCAGTCGTGGTGGGCTTGCCCGAGAAGCCGTAGCCCGGCATCGACGGGATCACCAGGTGAAACGCCTCAGCAGCGCTCCCGCCGTGGGCCGTGGGATTGGTCAGCGGCTCGATGATCTTGAGCTGCTCGATGATCGAGCCCGGCCAACCGTGGGTGACGATGAGCGGCAGGGCCTTCTCATGCTTCGAACGAATGTGCATGAAATGAATGTCGAGCCCGTCGATCTCGGTGATGAAATGCGGGTAGGACTTGAGCCTTGCCTCGACCTTGCGCCAGTCGTGCTCCGTCGCCCAGTAGCGCGCCAGCTTCTGAATCGTGGCGAGCTGGACGCCCTGGGTGTCGTCCGTGACGGCTTCCTTCTCGGGCCAGCGCATGGCCTTGATGCGCCGTCGCAACTCCTCCAGCTCCGTATCGGAGAACTCAAAGCTGAACGGCCGGACCGCCGGGGCGGTACCAGCTGGCTTTTCGAGCGTGGCAGGCATGGGAAACTCCCTTCCTTCTGGTCGGGTGGGGGCGGCGATGAGCGTTACTGCCTCAGCTCGTGATCTCACCGGCCCGCGTAGTTCGTGAACACATAGTCCCGGTTCTTCACGATCGTGTGGCACGCGAAGCCACACTTCGCATCGTGCCCCTGCGGGGGCTTGGCGGTCGTATCGGCGGGCGTGAAGGTATGGGTGGCGGAGTCGTACTCGAACGCGCCCCATCCCCAGCCGCCGCTGTCGGCGAACCGTTTGCTGTCCTTGACCATGAAGTCCGCGTCATGCTGCACCCCGGGCACGGTGGCGGCGGGGAAGGTCTTCAGCTTGGTCGGGATCCAGTGGATCTTGGCCATCTTGGAGCCGTCGGGGAACGGCTTCCCGTTGCCGGGAATGCCGGCCTTGTAGGCGGCGATCATGACGGAATTCCCGAGGATCGCGGCCATCGCGGGTCCGTTCTGACTGATCGAGATGAGATGCCAACCCTCGTACCCCCTGAACTCGGAAAACGCGAGGCCACCCGGCACCTTCACGGAGTACTTGTCCTGGGCGGACAGGGCGCTGCCGCTCAGGGCGCCCAGGAGTGCAGTCGCGAGCGCCATCGTGCGGATGCCATTGCTTCCCATAGCCGGTTTCTCCTTGGTCAACCGTGACGATCCTTCCCGAACACGAAGACGCGGCTCCTCTTCGCGTGCAGACCGATCAACATGCCTGCCATAGTGACAGTGATCGTGGACTGCGTCCATTGCACAATGGTATCGGTGCTCAGGACCGTATCGGTGCCGGACCCTCGTTCACCGCCGCCAGATCGACGCCGAGCCGCTCGGCCATCTTGACCAGGTCGGCCAGCGAGCCGGCGCCCATCTTCCGCATCACCTTTCCGCGGTGGGCCTTCACCGTGATCTCGCTGATGTGCAGCTCGCCAGCGGTCTGCTTGTTCAGGAGCCCCGAGACCACAAGGGCCATC
Protein-coding sequences here:
- a CDS encoding amidohydrolase family protein; the protein is MPTPLPSVAESRRRGLPVPEHVPADVPVDSASAAGQRSARPVLFRVRLAGPWRAPASTLEPARYLGATDSLGTIAPGKLADLVLLDADPLVDIRHTTRIHAVVADGRFYYRRETATRRGQVDGAVERAMR
- a CDS encoding protein kinase, with product MGVPDGLRDALADRYAIERELGRGGMATVYLAHDLKHDRQVALKVLRPELAAVLGAERFLAEIRVTANLQHPNLLPLFDSGEATAPDGRFLYYVMPYVEGETLRARLERERQLPLDETLRLVTLLGNALAYAHARGVIHRDLKPENILLQSGQPVIADFGIALAVAQAGGPRVTETGLSLGTPHYMSPEQAAAEREIDARSDQYALAAVTYEMLSGEPPHIGPTAQAVIARLMTEPVRSLRATRPGVPLEVEHAVTRALSKSPADRYASVADFVAALTGPARPEPERSRRLAPRWLLLPAAGLAIALAVFGVSRLRPGGYADGAAPSDNLRVVAVLPFRNLSRDTAQQYFSAGMTEEIASQLSRVAALRVLSRAATAPYDTAGDRLRRMSREMGVGSVVDGSVRLAGDRVRIAVELTSVRTGQALWSEQYDRQLSDLFAVQDDVAHKVTTALQARLTPAEAKRVAHAPTSNMAAYQLYLKAQDLSPTQRGGNVARAELLRQAIALDSGFAEAWAQLARNQMFRSVAGERIYTDSGFIAARKAVALDPELADGWFALGDLESVVFKLSDARRAYLKALALNPSHGGAMADLANVYVALGRYDEALDWSLRNQQLAPTQSHGPYHVTLGLMPLDDDSATGQYLLAAERRFPAEPRIQILLAWLDQRRGLNQAALERARRMVRDDPDNTELPPNLAELAVVTAAPDAERLIEPLARQDPEAAGQMFPESLRSLHALTLYRRGDTRRAAGLWRASAAAAHQHLDAGEESYNAPMELAAISAIEGHTDAALEWLERGYRAGWRDARFLNLDPFFASVRREPRYQALVTAMTQDVAEMRKRAAAAHPSLFDRGAARARTG
- a CDS encoding alpha/beta fold hydrolase, which codes for MPATLEKPAGTAPAVRPFSFEFSDTELEELRRRIKAMRWPEKEAVTDDTQGVQLATIQKLARYWATEHDWRKVEARLKSYPHFITEIDGLDIHFMHIRSKHEKALPLIVTHGWPGSIIEQLKIIEPLTNPTAHGGSAAEAFHLVIPSMPGYGFSGKPTTTGWGPERIARAWATLMERLGYQHYAATGGDWGAIIVDQMGVQAPKGLVGIHTNMAGAIPPEVDAAAFAGAAPPPGLDEEETASFEHVSFFYKHGLGYAQEMGHRPQTLYGLQDSPVALAAWIIDHDIWTYRQIARVFDGVAEGLTRDDICDNITLYWLTGTGVSSTRLYWENKLVFFAPKGVKIPVAVSAFPEEICPCPRKWAEKAYPKLVYYKRHPKGAHFAAWEQPQAIVEDLRAGLKSLR
- a CDS encoding cytochrome P460 family protein; amino-acid sequence: MGSNGIRTMALATALLGALSGSALSAQDKYSVKVPGGLAFSEFRGYEGWHLISISQNGPAMAAILGNSVMIAAYKAGIPGNGKPFPDGSKMAKIHWIPTKLKTFPAATVPGVQHDADFMVKDSKRFADSGGWGWGAFEYDSATHTFTPADTTAKPPQGHDAKCGFACHTIVKNRDYVFTNYAGR